The Prunus persica cultivar Lovell chromosome G7, Prunus_persica_NCBIv2, whole genome shotgun sequence genome has a segment encoding these proteins:
- the LOC18771428 gene encoding beta-glucosidase 12, whose protein sequence is MTNSFKYETCHFPLYHDILRSCPLKPIQCPCVFTILMRSTYFLLYIKAMQHASQSQLILLKIITNNNNKKPQVMAMQLRSFLLGILLLIGFAFTNSEADIRAPPTHFDTASLNRSSFPEGFIFGVGSGSYQYEGAAKEGGRGPSIWDTFTHKYPEKISDGSNGDITVDQYHRYKEDVGIIKNMGWDAYRFSISWSRLLPNGKLSGGVNKEGIKYYNNLINELLRNGLTPFVTLFHWDLPQTLEDEYGGFLSPHIVNHFQDYAELCYKEFGDRVKLWSTLNEPYTFSDYGYATGTLAPGRCSTWQQLNCTGGDSSIEPYLVTHHQLLAHAAAVKLYKNKYQASQNGVIGITLVSNWFEPLSEEKENKNAALRALDFMFGWFAEPLTSGDYPQSMRSLVGSRLPKFTKEQSKLLIGSFDFLGLNYYTGYYASDAPQNNSVYASYTTDVGVNLSSERNGVPIGPKSESGGLNIYPQGIQHLLLYTKKKYHNPIIYITENGVDELNDPKLSLAEALNDTHRIDFYNRHLHYVQSSIDNGVKVKGFFPWTFLDDFEWNSGFSLRYGITYVDHNDGLKRHLKLSAHWFKSFLKKY, encoded by the exons ATGACAAACTCATTCAAATATGAAACTTGCCATTTCCCTTTGTACCATGACATTCTACGTAGTTGCCCCCTCAAACCCATTCAATGCCCATGTGTGTTTACTATTCTCATGCGCAGCACGTACTTCCTCCTCTATATAAAGGCCATGCAGCATGCCAGCCAGAGCCAACTTATACTTCTCAAGATTattaccaacaacaacaacaaaaaacctCAAGTTATGGCAATGCAATTACGTTCTTTTCTCTTAGGCATACTGCTACTAATTGGCTTTGCTTTCACAAATAGCGAAGCTGATATTAGAGCTCCACCCACACattttgacactgcttctcTCAATAGGAGCAGTTTTCCAGAAGGGTTCATATTTGGTGTAGGTTCTGGATCTTACCAA TATGAAGGTGCGGCAAAAGAAGGTGGTAGAGGACCAAGCATTTGGGATACCTTCACCCACAAATATCCAG AAAAGATTAGCGATGGCAGCAATGGAGATATCACTGTTGATCAATATCACCGCTATAAG GAAGATGTGGGGATTATAAAGAATATGGGGTGGGACGCTTATCGATTCTCTATCTCATGGTCAAGATTGTTACCAA ATGGAAAGTTAAGTGGAGGAGTGAACAAGGAAGGAATCAAATATTACAACAATCTCATCAATGAGCTCTTACGCAACG GTTTAACGCCATTTGTGACACTCTTTCATTGGGATCTTCCTCAAACTTTAGAAGATGAATATGGTGGTTTCTTAAGCCCTCATATTGT AAATCATTTTCAAGATTACGCAGAACTTTGTTATAAGGAATTTGGTGATCGAGTAAAGCTTTGGAGCACACTGAATGAGCCGTATACCTTCAGCGACTATGGTTATGCAACCGGGACCCTTGCTCCGGGACGATGCTCCACTTGGCAACAGCTAAACTGCACCGGCGGAGATTCATCTATTGAACCATATTTGGTAACACACCACCAGCTCCTTGCTCATGCAGCTGCAGTAAAattgtacaaaaataaataccaG GCGTCTCAAAATGGAGTGATAGGGATAACACTGGTGTCAAATTGGTTTGAGCCCCTTtcggaagaaaaagaaaataaaaatgctgCATTACGAgctttggattttatgttcGGATG GTTTGCTGAGCCATTGACAAGTGGTGACTATCCGCAAAGCATGCGGTCTCTCGTCGGAAGCCGATTACCAAAATTCACGAAAGAACAATCCAAGTTGCTAATTGgttcatttgattttcttggactAAATTACTATACGGGTTACTATGCAAGTGATGCACCTCAAAATAACTCGGTATATGCCAGCTACACAACAGATGTTGGCGTTAATCTTTCAT CTGAGCGTAATGGGGTCCCCATCGGTCCAAAG AGTGAATCAGGAGGGTTAAATATTTATCCACAAGGAATTCAACATCTTTTACTCtacacaaagaaaaagtatCACAATCCAATTATTTACATTACTGAAAATG GTGTGGATGAGTTGAATGATCCGAAATTATCACTTGCCGAAGCCCTTAATGATACCCATAGAATTGACTTCTACAATCGCCACCTTCATTATGTTCAAAGTTCTATTGA CAATGGTGTCAAAGTGAAGGGATTCTTTCCGTGGACGTTCCTGGACGACTTTGAATGGAATTCGGGATTCAGTCTTCGATATGGTATCACGTATGTAGATCACAATGATGGGCTTAAAAGGCACCTAAAACTCTCAGCGCACTGGTTCAAAAGTTTCCTTAAGAAGTATTGA